The genomic DNA tcaactagtaatggcgcactatcccatggtgcgccattactatgtcaactagtaatggcgcactatcccatggtgcgccattactatgtcaactagtaatggcgcactatcccatggtgcgccattactatgtcaactagtaatggcgcactatcccatggtgcgccattactatgtcaactagtaatggcgcactatcccatggtgcgccattactatgtcaactagtaatggcgcactatcccatggtgcgccattactatgtcaactagtaatggcgcactatcccatggtgcgccattactatgtcaactagtaatggcgcactatcccatgatgcgccattactaataagtttttttattttttttttcaaaactactaatagcacaccacacaccaggtgcgccattagtaatatctgcgccattaatgtccatatcaTTTATAGctcttttcctagtagtgagagTATCTGAGAGCATGCCACGCACGCAAGATATGCTTCATATGTAACATGTTCATGCTTTAAGTGGTTGTGGTGTAGTAAGTTGCTTAAACAATTTATGATGTATGACTTTGTGCTTATAAATATTATGTCAGCACCTTTTAATTATCGGTGCTCAATCAAGATGACACGGCAGTACAATCCTTCCTACGCAATAAAAAATTCAATATATTTTGCTAAATCTTTCCAAATATACATGCTTTAAGCTTCAACCATACATAATATCTTTCTTGCGGCCTCTTGATGCTCATTGTGTTTGTATTCTCTTTATTCTCCATTTTGAGCCAAACAAATTCACCCTTTGTCAAAAAAAAAATGTCTTTCTTGCGGAAAATGGGGATGCAACTAATGGGGACCCGAATGAAAACACGTGGATGGGTTTCTGGCCTAATGGCAAGAGCGCGATAATGTCTCTCGGCTGACACGAGTTTGAATCATGTGGGCAAGCACTCGATGAAGTTATGTTACCTGATCTCTGAGTGTGGGCACTCCATGATGGGCAACATATTGTGCGTCAACGATGCCGAATTGCTCTTCAGGGTCCTGCCAGTTCAAAACCGAAAACAAACAACAAATAGTGAGCCATGTCAGGTGTGCACAGTTTTTCAAAGCGATTTTCTCGATAATTTTAGCATTCTTCAGTGAATCTATGAAAATGTTGTGTGCATCTATGATCAAGTAACTATGTACATTGAAACATCTCCAGAATTTGAAGTCGAGACCCCATccatgaaccagatcattctacaaaataaaataaaaataacaaTAATAATAATACCTGGGCTAGACCTGTTGGTATTTTTTTTATAGAAGAAAACTCCATGAGCATCAAGCCCTTGAGACGAGATTCGAACCCTGGTGAGCTGGCTGTGAACTCCCGCGCCTTGCCAACTAAGCTACGCTCTGTTCTCAAAATTAACCTGGATCATATGCCACACGCATCTCCAAGCATCCCTGGAGAAGACTGGCGCCATCACCTCCACGAACCTGCCCATGCATACATGCTTCTTCATCTTAGCTTAAAATTCCTTACACATGACACAGGGCGAAGAACTTGTGTTGATGATGATCAATTACCCGCTGCACGGCCGCTGGTGCACGTCGGGGCACTGCTTCCCCCCTGCAGTCCTGTGTCATTCAAGCATGCCTGATTAGCTAATCATCATATATAGTGCATCAAAACTTACACCTAGAAGATTAATTGTGTGCATGGTCATTCTTGCATGCCTGCATAATCagcaactgcttgcttacttgtGCATGTCACCGGAGTTTCTCTTGACGGAGACGTCGTACGCCTTGTGCCCCTTGGTGGCGCCCAGCCCCGGCTGCGAGATCTCCAGCCCGTGCTTCTTCACGATGTTGATGTACCTGCAACCGCCCACAGTCTCTGAATGATCAAAATTCAGAAAGCAGCTACATGCGGAATGGATATGGATGATCGATGACGATCCTACGCTTCGGCGGTGAAGTTGTCGACGCCGAGGTCCTCGTCCCACAGGAACACGTACTCGTACGGCGCCATGATGCTCGGGTGAAGGAACCTCTTGGCGAACCACCTTCGTCAATCATCATTCACACATTGCAGGTCAGAAATGTCTGAAGATTGCTGGGACTACAGACTGAAGAAAGAAAACGTCGGAGACAGACGGACGGACAGGCACGGGGCTCTCACCATTTGGTCTGCTTCCTGGCGCTGAAGTGGACGGTCTCCTTGGACCACTGGAACTCCTCGTCCCACTCCGTCGTGTGGCCGTCGTAGTGGAACAGTGTTACAGTATATGTGAATTGCACTACTAGATTTTTCATCAATTCAGACTTTTGGTTGCGTTGACTAGTGCATGATGGTATCGGAGGTAAGGTCTTGAGTTCAAGTCCTGACTTTCACAATGTAAAAATTGCTGATAGCCTCACTTTGTGTCCACGTGGAGGCCTCTTGAGTTATACGTGAGTTTCGCGCGCCGTCGCGCGCCGTCGCTCTCTTCCGAAAAAGTATCACTTATCAGTGTGAATAATACAAAGTGTTTTTTCAGGAATAATAAAACAAAGTGTTGCAAGTAAACGCTTCATGCCAATAAAAAGCAAATGTACAACAATGAATCCAATAATGGAAAataaaaaagtaaataaaatggCCTCATCTCAACCCCATCTTGGTCCGTCGGACAAAAAAGTAGATCATTAACAAAACCAGTGGTGTTTTCTTAGTGTTTAGTCAACCATATTATCTGATTGTGCAGTATTGCTTTTGTAACTAAGTAAATACGAAAACTAATTTAGGGTTGGGATGATGATCTAGTGGTAGAGTTGGCCAGCTCCTTGTCGGCATTGTCAAGTCTTGAGTCAAAGGTGTGCCACTCCTCGTATTGCCGGTCTTTAATCTACACATCAATCATAACAACAATTAATATTCTCATGAAATATATTGTGTTACCTTAATCAATTAG from Triticum urartu cultivar G1812 unplaced genomic scaffold, Tu2.1 TuUngrouped_contig_5922, whole genome shotgun sequence includes the following:
- the LOC125529878 gene encoding uncharacterized protein LOC125529878 yields the protein MKNLVVQFTYTVTLFHYDGHTTEWDEEFQWSKETVHFSARKQTKWWFAKRFLHPSIMAPYEYVFLWDEDLGVDNFTAEAYINIVKKHGLEISQPGLGATKGHKAYDVSVKRNSGDMHKTAGGKQCPDVHQRPCSGFVEVMAPVFSRDAWRCVWHMIQNDLVHGWGLDFKFWRCFNDPEEQFGIVDAQYVAHHGVPTLRDQGNGEKQGSRAKVKDRQYEEMHAFDSRMDNADKDLANSTARSSSQP